A genomic stretch from Festucalex cinctus isolate MCC-2025b chromosome 13, RoL_Fcin_1.0, whole genome shotgun sequence includes:
- the LOC144032852 gene encoding WD repeat-containing protein 20, with product MAGDGGALKDINEIKSQFRTREGFYKLLTLSDSQQRGGLPRGPSAGATLGPAAGAGPIPVGGVGLLQGPGAAAAAAAAAAAVASSSNAAANSSPAGFLPPVRVSMVKLQPEDPSEESERVCFNIGRELYFYTYTNIKKAVDLSKPIDKRIYKGTQPTCHDFNQYSASADSVALIVGFSAGQVQYLDPIKKETSKLFNEERLIDKSKVTCLKWLPKSENLFLASHASGHLYLYNVEHPCGAAAPQYSLLRQGEGFAVYACKTKTPRNPLLRWAVGEGGLNEFSFSPDGVHVACVGQDGCLRVFHFDSMELQGVMRSYFGGLLCVSWSPDGKYLATGGEDDLVTVWSFVESRVVARGHGHKSWVNVVAFDPFTTSLEDEEPMELSGSEEDLHQGGAPNNTTPHFGRVRTSSTLSRLSRHSSKGGGSAAVTYRFGSVGQDTQFCLWDLTDDVLYPRLPLSRAFTNTFGPTLPNSGGGGVEGHHHPPVVGTSNPPTLPLPLPRSLSRSNSLPHPAVANTSKNQGATEGGTGGTGSGTAAVGGGPGNTAPFSIGRFATLSLQERKSDKSVVGGGVEKEHKRYHSLGNISKSNDKINVAPRGSGRLDAAKVLGTTLCPRMHEVPLLEPLVCKKIAHERLTVLVFMDDCIITACQEGLICTWARPGKANLTAQNGNSPSGTVV from the exons ATGGCCGGAGATGGCGGTGCTCTGAAGGATATCAATGAGATTAAGTCGCAGTTCCGGACCAGAGAGGGATTCTACAAGCTGCTCACCCTCTCCGATTCGCAACAGCGAGGCGGGCTGCCAAGGGGTCCCTCCGCCGGGGCCACGCTGGGCCCGGCGGCTGGAGCCGGGCCGATACCCGTCGGAGGGGTCGGGCTGCTGCAGGGGCCCGGGGCCGCCGCAGCAGCAGCTGCCGCAGCCGCCGCCGTCGCCTCCTCGTCGAATGCCGCAGCCAACTCCTCCCCGGCGGGCTTCCTGCCGCCGGTGCGGGTCTCCATGGTTAAGCTCCAACCCGAAGACCCGAGCGAGGAGTCGGAGCGGGTGTGCTTTAACATCGGCAGGGAACTTTATTTCTACACGTACACCAACATTAAGAAG gCTGTGGACCTGAGCAAGCCCATCGACAAGAGGATTTACAAGGGCACGCAGCCCACATGTCACGACTTCAATCAATACTCGGCGTCGGCCGACAGTGTGGCGCTCATCGTGGGCTTCTCGGCCGGGCAGGTGCAGTACCTGGACCCCATTAAGAAGGAGACCAGCAAGCTCTTCAATGAGGAG CGTCTGATCGACAAATCCAAAGTAACATGTCTGAAATGGCTCCCCAAATCTGAAAACCTGTTCCTGGCCTCTCACGCAAGCGGACATCTGTACCTCTACAACGTGGAGCACCCGTGCGGAGCGGCTGCACCTCAATACTCGCTTCTGCGACAAGGCGAGGGCTTTGCCGTGTACGCCTGCAAGACCAAGACACCCCGAAACCCTCTTCTACGTTGGGCCGTGGGCGAGGGCGGCCTCAACGAGTTCTCCTTCTCGCCCGATGGGGTCCACGTGGCCTGCGTGGGCCAGGACGGCTGCTTGCGGGTCTTCCACTTTGACTCCATGGAACTCCAGGGCGTGATGAGGAGTTACTTTGGAGGCCTGTTGTGTGTCTCGTGGAGCCCAGATGGCAAGTACCTGGCCACGGGGGGCGAGGACGACCTGGTCACCGTGTGGTCCTTTGTAGAGAGCCGCGTGGTGGCCCGCGGGCACGGACACAAATCCTGGGTCAACGTGGTGGCATTCGACCCCTTCACCACCTCCCTGGAGGACGAGGAGCCCATGGAGCTCAGTGGGAGTGAGGAGGACCTCCATCAGGGTGGGGCGCCCAACAATACCACCCCGCACTTCGGGCGGGTGCGCACAAGCAGCACCCTGTCACGGCTGTCCCGTCACAGCTCCAAGGGCGGCGGCTCGGCAGCCGTCACCTACCGATTCGGATCTGTCGGGCAGGACACGCAGTTTTGCCTGTGGGACCTCACAGATGACGTTCTGTACCCTCGTCTGCCACTTTCCCGCGCCTTTACCAATACATTTGGACCCACGCTGCCCAACTCCGGGGGTGGCGGCGTGGAGGGCCACCACCACCCACCCGTTGTGGGCACTTCCAACCCGCCCACGCTGCCTCTTCCGCTCCCTCGTTCCCTCTCCCGCTCCAACTCGCTTCCCCACCCAGCGGTCGCAAACACTTCTAAGAACCAAGGTGCCACGGAGGGCGGCACTGGGGGGACGGGGAGTGGGACGGCTGCCGTGGGTGGCGGCCCAGGTAACACCGCGCCGTTCAGCATCGGCCGCTTTGCCACACTTTCCCTCCAGGAACGCAAGTCGGACAAGTCGGTGGTAGGCGGCGGGGTGGAGAAAGAACACAAGCGCTACCACAGCCTTGGTAACATCAGCAAGAGTAACGATAAGATCAATGTGGCGCCGCGGGGCAGCGGGCGCCTCGACGCCGCCAAGGTGCTGGGCACCACGTTGTGCCCCCGCATGCACGAGGTGCCGCTGCTGGAGCCGCTGGTGTGCAAGAAGATCGCCCATGAGAGACTCACCGTGCTCGTCTTCATGGACGACTGCATCATCACGGCGTGCCAGGAGGGGCTCATCTGCACCTGGGCCAGGCCTGGGAAGGCG AATCTAACAGCACAGAACGGAAACTCTCCGAGTGGCACGGTGGTATAG
- the LOC144033102 gene encoding sushi domain-containing protein 6 isoform X1, giving the protein MSVSTLSPWPCQSIIILLLTSLPHLFAGRLSNCTHPLVPEHGGFRCEPSPCRGFPHKSSVHLFCEAGYRTAKSPVSWCHHGVWRPPIPACVRIRGGAHINADNRAGFGVPNVATTAVGVSIFLLTTTACLVVKSRLCPCQSHSRRRPSDQLDLMTEGEGLPVSLPSYEEAVYGSWGQPLAPSHSSPPGPTQLLLAREPPGDRSSPDNPPPPYEEVQSRTSDSRRLRVCLSDDKDV; this is encoded by the exons ATGTCTGTGTCAACGTTGTCTCCATGGCCATGTCAAAgcatcatcatcctcctcttGACCTCCTTACCACACCTTTTTGCAG GCCGTCTGAGCAACTGCACACACCCCCTGGTACCAGAGCATGGAGGCTTCCGCTGTGAGCCGTCCCCCTGTCGAGGTTTCCCCCACAAGAGCTCTGTGCACCTGTTCTGTGAGGCCGGCTATCGCACAGCCAAGTCTCCCGTCTCCTGGTGCCATCACGGCGTTTGGCGGCCGCCCATTCCCGCCTGCGTCCGCATCAGAG GTGGCGCTCACATCAACGCTGACAACAGGGCGGGCTTTGGCGTGCCCAACGTGGCCACGACGGCAGTGGGCGTGTCCATATTCCTGCTCACCACCACCGCCTGCTTGGTGGTCAAGTCCCGCCTCTGCCCCTGTCAATCACACAG CAGGCGTCGACCCTCGGACCAGCTGGACCTGATGACCGAGGGGGAGGGACTTCCTGTCTCGCTACCGTCTTACGAGGAGGCGGTGTACGGCAGCTGGGGCCAGCCCCTCGCCCCCTCCCACTCGTCCCCGCCAGGACCCACTCAACTCCTGCTGGCCCGGGAGCCGCCCGGCGACCGATCCAGCCCAGACAACCCTCCGCCCCCTTACGAGGAGGTCCAATCACGAACGAGTGACAGCCGACGACTACGTGTTTGTCTGTCGGATGACAAGGATGTTTGA
- the hif1al gene encoding hypoxia inducible factor 1 subunit alpha, like — MDDGDEANVTVRRGSSEQRKLRSRDAARCRRGKETELFYDLARTLPLPRRVSTHLDKAAIMRVALSFLRMHRLLHPGEESPRASEEEEEEEEDPADVLYAQALSGFIVVITAEGDIIYLTDNVSKHIGIPQLELLGQSVYDYVHPCDQEELRDLLLHTGCGKKPSGVHMSQMNFFLRMKSTLTSRGRTVNIKSASWKVFHCTGHMRALGDSSVAPPVDTVMTLLCEPVPHPSSVDFPLDTHTFLTRHSMDMRFTHCEGRLGELVGYKADDLIGRSAFEFHHALDSGHVNKSLHTLLAKGQVSTSPYRFLASGGGFVWAETQATVIYNNKTSDAEAVVCLNFVLSAVEQSDMVFSSEQIRAGYRLKPETVDEDTDASERPSNSTSAAETLLPPTQEDTDAVTPLTGDFVALSFATPRSPSDVPEDPQDLCTPQLRQLLLPIFNPDTPPQSSSSSSSSSPSDSGSLRDTSEVEKLFAFWPEDGDKTQDKMQQAMDGMDLDMLAPYISMDDDFQLSFVSAASDINADVNRKRAHNPDEDALSQLMAADDKRHKHDSDTPSLEDQLFLSHALLGCLEDSQSGEEPGTKGRSHLLTDRDPILGGMRGLCDTTSLMLDIFKSQPPPDLSPMS, encoded by the exons ATGGACGACGGAGACGAAGCTAATGTGACCGTTAGACG GGGCAGCTCTGAGCAGAGGAAGTTGCGTTCGCGCGACGCCGCTCGCTGCAGGCGGGGTAAGGAGACAGAACTATTCTACGACCTCGCTCGAACCCTACCCCTACCCAGACGTGTCTCGACACATCTGGACAAGGCGGCCATCATGAGGGTCGCCCTCAGCTTCTTGCGTATGCACCGCCTTCTTCATCCTG ggGAAGAGAGTCCAAGGGCatctgaggaggaggaggaggaggaggaggacccgGCAGATGTCCTGTACGCTCAGGCACTCTCTGGCTTTATTGTGGTGATTACGGCCGAAGGAGACATCATCTACCTGACCGACAACGTCAGCAAGCACATCGGCATCCCGCAG TTGGAACTTCTGGGTCAGAGCGTATACGACTATGTTCATCCGTGCGACCAGGAGGAGCTCAGGGACCTCCTGCTGCACACAG gaTGCGGTAAAAAACCGAGTGGGGTTCATATGAGCCAGATGAACTTCTTCCTGCGAATGAAGAGCACTTTGACCAGCAGGGGGCGCACTGTTAACATCAAGTCTGCCAGCTGGAAG GTGTTCCACTGCACAGGTCACATGCGTGCACTGGGCGACTCGTCTGTAGCGCCCCCTGTGGACACTGTGATGACGCTGCTGTGCGAGCCCGTCCCCCACCCGTCCAGTGTGGACTTCCCCCTGGACACGCACACCTTCCTCACCCGCCACAGCATGGACATGCGCTTCACACATTGCGAGGGCAG GCTGGGTGAACTGGTGGGCTACAAGGCGGACGATCTTATCGGCCGCTCGGCGTTCGAGTTTCATCACGCGCTCGACTCAGGTCATGTCAACAAGAGCCTGCACACGT TGTTGGCCAAAGGGCAGGTGAGCACCAGCCCCTACCGCTTCCTGGCGAGCGGCGGCGGCTTCGTGTGGGCCGAGACACAAGCCACCGTCATCTATAACAACAAAACGTCAGATGCCGAGGCCGTGGTCTGCCTCAACTTTGTGCTCAG CGCCGTGGAGCAGTCGGATATGGTTTTCTCCTCAGAGCAGATCCGCGCTGGCTATCGCCTCAAACCCGAGACAGTCGACGAGGACACTGATGCGAGCGAGAGGCCCAGCAACAGCACCAGCGCAGCAGAGACGCTTCTTCCGCCCACTCAAGAAGACACGGATGCTGTCACTCCGCTGACAGGAG ACTTCGTGGCGCTTTCCTTCGCCACGCCACGCAGCCCGAGCGACGTCCCCGAGGACCCTCAGGACCTTTGCACGCCGCAGCTGCGCCAACTCCTCCTTCCCATCTTCAACCCCGACACTCCCCCGcagtcttcatcatcatcatcatcatcttcgccG AGCGACAGTGGCAGCTTGCGGGATACCAGCGAGGTTGAGAAGTTATTTGCCTTTTGGCCAGAAGATGGCGACAAGACGCAGGATAAAATGCAGCAG GCGATGGACGGCATGGATCTGGACATGTTGGCTCCGTACATCTCTATGGATGACGACTTCCAGCTCAGCTTCGTCAGCGCCGCCTCAGATATTAACGCCGACGTCAACAGGAAACG GGCTCACAACCCAGATGAGGACGCTCTATCCCAGCTGATGGCGGCAGACGACAAGCGTCACAAGCATGACAGCGACACCCCCTCCTTGGAAGACCAGCTGTTCCTCAGCCATGCGCTACTG ggCTGCCTAGAGGATAGCCAATCAGGAGAGGAGCCAGGCACCAAGGGTCGGAGTCATCTTCTTACTGACAGGGATCCCATCTTGGGGGGCATGAGAGGACTCTGTGACACCACAT CACTGATGCTGGACATCTTCAAATCTCAGCCGCCCCCTGACTTGTCTCCGATGTCCTGA
- the LOC144033100 gene encoding uncharacterized protein LOC144033100 isoform X2, which produces MSAVQSVLQRCDPNLPAPCDEGEELDPAGEKLLFLQDRRRVQKVVWRQLFVLDSMMCDLEGLQSAQQLLTQPCPPQSEGGARGRWKALKAESRTAARNTEELVDTLQQNIIDKRHKVTQLLQQLQAKKQQREDLQANLNEARKALQVHDGQLTQLKVELDAELGRVTAWQRSREGFQSYVAALQEVAHVSLLSFNRTKVSLELRPRPSANATLTSNELEPLKVSVIWNQDDRFTLQVDPASPVSLLHEDVSGRPSELSAALVEVVENYVGQADLLTEIQSLRSSYAIDWKPAQRVLVYLKSASILCHLEVERGYPNGGAVRLRDVERDGQLLDTAALQGLDFPNCNQRKSRRTNSSDKHL; this is translated from the exons ATGTCAGCGGTTCAAAG TGTGTTGCAGCGCTGTGACCCCAACCTCCCGGCACCGTGTGATGAGGGAGAGGAGCTGGACCCTGCAGGAGAGAAACTCCTCTTCCTCCAG GACAGGCGACGTGTGCAGAAGGTTGTGTGGCGTCAGCTGTTTGTTCTGGATTCCATGATGTGCGATTTGGAGGGCCTGCAATCGGCCCAGCAACTGCTGACACAGCCCTGCCCCCCACAGTCAG AGGGTGGAGCTCGAGGCCGCTGGAAGGCTTTGAAGGCGGAGAGCAGGACAGCAGCGCGGAATACGGAGGAGCTGGTCGACACGCTGCAACAAAACATCATCGATAAACGTCACAAAGTCACACAACTACTGCAACAGTTGCAAGCCAAG AAGCAGCAGCGTGAGGACTTGCAGGCAAACTTGAACGAGGCACGCAAAGCGCTGCAGGTGCACGATGGCCAGCTGACGCAGCTGAAGGTGGAGCTCGATGCGGAGCTCGGACGTGTGACCGCCTGGCAGCGCTCCAGAGAGGG CTTTCAGTCGTACGTGGCAGCCCTGCAGGAGGTGGCGCACGTCAGCTTGCTGTCCTTCAACCGAACAAAGGTGTCGCTGGAGCTGAGGCCACGCCCCTCCGCCAACGCGACCCTGACATCCAATGAGCTGGAGCCGTTGAAGGTGTCAGTCATCTGGAACCAGGATGACCGCTTTACACTTCAGGTTGATCCG GCGAGCCCAGTGAGCCTGCTGCACGAAGATGTGTCAGGCCGCCCCAGCGAGCTCAGCGCTGCCCTGGTGGAGGTGGTGGAGAACTACGTGGGTCAGGCTGATCTGCTGACCGAGATCCAGAGTCTGAGATCCAG CTACGCCATCGATTGGAAACCCGCTCAGCGCGTGTTGGTGTACCTCAAGTCGGCGTCGATTTTGTGCCACCTGGAAGTAGAGAGAGGGTACCCCAACGGCGGAGCTGTACGCCTGCGAGACGTAGAAAGAGACGGACAGCTACTGGACACCGCCGCTCTGCAG GGCCTGGATTTTCCAAATTGCAATCAAAGAAAATCCCGAAGAACAAATTCTTCTGACAAACACCTGTAA
- the LOC144033100 gene encoding uncharacterized protein LOC144033100 isoform X3 has protein sequence MSAVQSVLQRCDPNLPAPCDEGEELDPAGEKLLFLQDRRRVQKVVWRQLFVLDSMMCDLEGLQSAQQLLTQPCPPQSEGGARGRWKALKAESRTAARNTEELVDTLQQNIIDKRHKVTQLLQQLQAKKQQREDLQANLNEARKALQVHDGQLTQLKVELDAELGRVTAWQRSREGFQSYVAALQEVAHVSLLSFNRTKVSLELRPRPSANATLTSNELEPLKVSVIWNQDDRFTLQVDPASPVSLLHEDVSGRPSELSAALVEVVENYVGQADLLTEIQSLRSSYAIDWKPAQRVLVYLKSASILCHLEVERGYPNGGAVRLRDVERDGQLLDTAALQSENSNDSLIGWVVFLSTTPLI, from the exons ATGTCAGCGGTTCAAAG TGTGTTGCAGCGCTGTGACCCCAACCTCCCGGCACCGTGTGATGAGGGAGAGGAGCTGGACCCTGCAGGAGAGAAACTCCTCTTCCTCCAG GACAGGCGACGTGTGCAGAAGGTTGTGTGGCGTCAGCTGTTTGTTCTGGATTCCATGATGTGCGATTTGGAGGGCCTGCAATCGGCCCAGCAACTGCTGACACAGCCCTGCCCCCCACAGTCAG AGGGTGGAGCTCGAGGCCGCTGGAAGGCTTTGAAGGCGGAGAGCAGGACAGCAGCGCGGAATACGGAGGAGCTGGTCGACACGCTGCAACAAAACATCATCGATAAACGTCACAAAGTCACACAACTACTGCAACAGTTGCAAGCCAAG AAGCAGCAGCGTGAGGACTTGCAGGCAAACTTGAACGAGGCACGCAAAGCGCTGCAGGTGCACGATGGCCAGCTGACGCAGCTGAAGGTGGAGCTCGATGCGGAGCTCGGACGTGTGACCGCCTGGCAGCGCTCCAGAGAGGG CTTTCAGTCGTACGTGGCAGCCCTGCAGGAGGTGGCGCACGTCAGCTTGCTGTCCTTCAACCGAACAAAGGTGTCGCTGGAGCTGAGGCCACGCCCCTCCGCCAACGCGACCCTGACATCCAATGAGCTGGAGCCGTTGAAGGTGTCAGTCATCTGGAACCAGGATGACCGCTTTACACTTCAGGTTGATCCG GCGAGCCCAGTGAGCCTGCTGCACGAAGATGTGTCAGGCCGCCCCAGCGAGCTCAGCGCTGCCCTGGTGGAGGTGGTGGAGAACTACGTGGGTCAGGCTGATCTGCTGACCGAGATCCAGAGTCTGAGATCCAG CTACGCCATCGATTGGAAACCCGCTCAGCGCGTGTTGGTGTACCTCAAGTCGGCGTCGATTTTGTGCCACCTGGAAGTAGAGAGAGGGTACCCCAACGGCGGAGCTGTACGCCTGCGAGACGTAGAAAGAGACGGACAGCTACTGGACACCGCCGCTCTGCAG TCTGAAAACTCTAATGACAGCCTCATCGGTTGGGTCGTTTTTCTCAGCACCACTCCTCTCATTTGA
- the LOC144033102 gene encoding sushi domain-containing protein 6 isoform X2 — protein MSVSTLSPWPCQSIIILLLTSLPHLFAGRLSNCTHPLVPEHGGFRCEPSPCRGFPHKSSVHLFCEAGYRTAKSPVSWCHHGVWRPPIPACVRIRGGAHINADNRAGFGVPNVATTAVGVSIFLLTTTACLVVKSRLCPCQSHRRRPSDQLDLMTEGEGLPVSLPSYEEAVYGSWGQPLAPSHSSPPGPTQLLLAREPPGDRSSPDNPPPPYEEVQSRTSDSRRLRVCLSDDKDV, from the exons ATGTCTGTGTCAACGTTGTCTCCATGGCCATGTCAAAgcatcatcatcctcctcttGACCTCCTTACCACACCTTTTTGCAG GCCGTCTGAGCAACTGCACACACCCCCTGGTACCAGAGCATGGAGGCTTCCGCTGTGAGCCGTCCCCCTGTCGAGGTTTCCCCCACAAGAGCTCTGTGCACCTGTTCTGTGAGGCCGGCTATCGCACAGCCAAGTCTCCCGTCTCCTGGTGCCATCACGGCGTTTGGCGGCCGCCCATTCCCGCCTGCGTCCGCATCAGAG GTGGCGCTCACATCAACGCTGACAACAGGGCGGGCTTTGGCGTGCCCAACGTGGCCACGACGGCAGTGGGCGTGTCCATATTCCTGCTCACCACCACCGCCTGCTTGGTGGTCAAGTCCCGCCTCTGCCCCTGTCAATCACACAG GCGTCGACCCTCGGACCAGCTGGACCTGATGACCGAGGGGGAGGGACTTCCTGTCTCGCTACCGTCTTACGAGGAGGCGGTGTACGGCAGCTGGGGCCAGCCCCTCGCCCCCTCCCACTCGTCCCCGCCAGGACCCACTCAACTCCTGCTGGCCCGGGAGCCGCCCGGCGACCGATCCAGCCCAGACAACCCTCCGCCCCCTTACGAGGAGGTCCAATCACGAACGAGTGACAGCCGACGACTACGTGTTTGTCTGTCGGATGACAAGGATGTTTGA
- the LOC144033100 gene encoding uncharacterized protein LOC144033100 isoform X1 has protein sequence MSAVQSVLQRCDPNLPAPCDEGEELDPAGEKLLFLQDRRRVQKVVWRQLFVLDSMMCDLEGLQSAQQLLTQPCPPQSEGGARGRWKALKAESRTAARNTEELVDTLQQNIIDKRHKVTQLLQQLQAKKQQREDLQANLNEARKALQVHDGQLTQLKVELDAELGRVTAWQRSREGFQSYVAALQEVAHVSLLSFNRTKVSLELRPRPSANATLTSNELEPLKVSVIWNQDDRFTLQVDPASPVSLLHEDVSGRPSELSAALVEVVENYVGQADLLTEIQSLRSSYAIDWKPAQRVLVYLKSASILCHLEVERGYPNGGAVRLRDVERDGQLLDTAALQIGQLCEVNSSHTQSRYASRDHVQCGRAACSSLRLVGCTER, from the exons ATGTCAGCGGTTCAAAG TGTGTTGCAGCGCTGTGACCCCAACCTCCCGGCACCGTGTGATGAGGGAGAGGAGCTGGACCCTGCAGGAGAGAAACTCCTCTTCCTCCAG GACAGGCGACGTGTGCAGAAGGTTGTGTGGCGTCAGCTGTTTGTTCTGGATTCCATGATGTGCGATTTGGAGGGCCTGCAATCGGCCCAGCAACTGCTGACACAGCCCTGCCCCCCACAGTCAG AGGGTGGAGCTCGAGGCCGCTGGAAGGCTTTGAAGGCGGAGAGCAGGACAGCAGCGCGGAATACGGAGGAGCTGGTCGACACGCTGCAACAAAACATCATCGATAAACGTCACAAAGTCACACAACTACTGCAACAGTTGCAAGCCAAG AAGCAGCAGCGTGAGGACTTGCAGGCAAACTTGAACGAGGCACGCAAAGCGCTGCAGGTGCACGATGGCCAGCTGACGCAGCTGAAGGTGGAGCTCGATGCGGAGCTCGGACGTGTGACCGCCTGGCAGCGCTCCAGAGAGGG CTTTCAGTCGTACGTGGCAGCCCTGCAGGAGGTGGCGCACGTCAGCTTGCTGTCCTTCAACCGAACAAAGGTGTCGCTGGAGCTGAGGCCACGCCCCTCCGCCAACGCGACCCTGACATCCAATGAGCTGGAGCCGTTGAAGGTGTCAGTCATCTGGAACCAGGATGACCGCTTTACACTTCAGGTTGATCCG GCGAGCCCAGTGAGCCTGCTGCACGAAGATGTGTCAGGCCGCCCCAGCGAGCTCAGCGCTGCCCTGGTGGAGGTGGTGGAGAACTACGTGGGTCAGGCTGATCTGCTGACCGAGATCCAGAGTCTGAGATCCAG CTACGCCATCGATTGGAAACCCGCTCAGCGCGTGTTGGTGTACCTCAAGTCGGCGTCGATTTTGTGCCACCTGGAAGTAGAGAGAGGGTACCCCAACGGCGGAGCTGTACGCCTGCGAGACGTAGAAAGAGACGGACAGCTACTGGACACCGCCGCTCTGCAG ATAGGACAGCTGTGTGAGGTCAACTcatcacacacacagagccgCTATGCGTCACGTGACCATGTTCAGTGTGGGCGTGCAGCATGTTCGTCACTCAGGCTTGTTGGATGCA